One window of Chloroflexota bacterium genomic DNA carries:
- a CDS encoding GYD domain-containing protein — translation MPKYLFQGSYTEQGLKGLLKDGGLKRREAVEQLAKGMGGRLEGFYFAFGSDDFFVIVDLPNNVNASAVALAVNASGAVKARTTVLISPEEVDQATKQTVNYRPPGQ, via the coding sequence ATGCCGAAATATCTATTTCAAGGCTCCTACACGGAGCAGGGTCTGAAGGGTCTGCTGAAAGATGGCGGGTTGAAACGCCGGGAAGCCGTCGAGCAATTAGCCAAGGGGATGGGTGGGCGACTGGAGGGATTTTACTTTGCTTTTGGCAGCGACGACTTTTTCGTCATCGTAGATTTGCCAAACAACGTGAACGCGTCTGCCGTGGCGCTGGCGGTCAACGCGAGCGGAGCCGTGAAGGCGCGAACGACGGTCCTCATTTCACCGGAAGAGGTTGACCAAGCGACGAAGCAGACCGTCAACTACCGCCCGCCTGGACAATAG